The genomic stretch CGCCGGTCCAGTCGGCACGGGGCCGACCGTCGCGCCCGGTGGCGGTTGGATCGTGGACCTCGATCGCAGCGATCCGTTCGCCCAGCCGCGCGTCCTGCGTTGGCGGGCGGAGACCGTGCCGAACGTGCCGTTGGAGTTGCCCGGAGGCGTGGTGCGAGAAGGTGACACCATCACGCTGAGATGTGCGTGGGTCGGCGTGCCGGTGCAAATCACGTGGTCTCGCGACGGGTTGGAGACAGCCGGAGGGAACGACGGAGTTCTGAGCTTCCGCGCCGGGCTCGCCGACGACGGAGCGGAGTTCGCGGTGCGTTTGGAGTTCGAGGACGGTTCGATCGTCTTCAGCAGGTCTTGGCGGCTGCACGTCGCGCTGCGAGGCGCGTGGCTGAGCAACGGTTCGATGCGCGGATGGAGCGGTGAAGGCGAGGACGTGCTCTCGCTCGGTTTCGTGCTGGAGGGAGCGGGAGGACATGGGGTGCTCGCCCGAGCCCTCGGACCGGGCCTCGAAGCGTTCGGTGTGAATGAAGCCGTGGAAGCCGTGGGGCTACGGTTGCTCGACGGCGCGGGCGTGGAGATCGTCGCGCCACGCCGGTATCTCGACGCACGAGACCTCTTTCTCGGCGTGCACCCGGAGGTGCGCTCGGCCGCGGAGCGGGTGGGCGCGTGGGCTCCGGATCTGACGCGTGCCTCGGGCGACGATCAGATGTTGTATCCGGAAGTCGGGTACGGTGTGCGGCATATTCACGCGATTCCTCGCCTGCCGGCGGTCGAGGGCGTCGCGCTGACGGAGGTCTTCACCGTCTCCGCCGGTTCGTTCGGCGCGAGCCGCTTGAAGAACCTTTCCGGGCGGGCGCGTATCGCGTCCTCCGGGGCGGTGCTGATCGGTGGTTTCGTCGTGGAGGGCGACGTGCCGCTGCGGGTGCTCGTTCGCGCGGTGGGGCCGGGTTTGGCGACGCACGGCGTCGCTACCGTCGCCGCCGATCCTCGGCTGACCTTGTTCGGAGGCGCCGATCCGGTGGCGGCCAACGACGATTGGGGCGCGAATCCGACCGAGAGGGCGGAGATCGCGGCTTCAGCGGCCGAGGTGGGGGCGTTCGCGCTCGAAGAGGGCTCGCTCGACGCAGCTCTGGTGGCGAACCTCGCTCCGGGGGTTTACACCGTGGTGGTCGCGCCGGCGAAAGGCTCGACCGACGGCGTGGCGCTGGCGGAGATCTACGTGCTCGAATGAGCGCTCTGGGGATGATGCACGACTCGCCAACCGCTGCGCCCGGTTCCGACCTGCTCGACGTCGAGCGAGTGGCACGGATCGCGCGCGGCGAGCGGGCGGCGTTGCGCGAGCTCTACGAGGCGCACGGCGGCCGTGTATTCGCTTTCTCGAGACGCATGCTCGGCGACGCGCACGAGGCCGAGGAGGCCACGCAGGACGTCTTCGTGCGCGTGTGGCGTAGGGCCGGTGACTTCGATCCGAGTCGCGCTTCGCCGTGGGCTTGGATGGTGGTGATGACCCGCAGCGTGTGCCTCGACCGGTTGCGTCGCCGCAGACGGCGGCCCGATATGGCGGCGAGTTTTCTTTCCACCGAGCCCGACGAAGCGGATGGATCGATCCCTGCGACGCAACGTCCGGACGCGGTGGACATGCACGCCGCGGGGCAGGAGGTGAGTACGTTGCTGCAGTTGCTCAAGCCGGCGGAGCGGACGTGTGTCGCACACGTGTTCTTCGACGGCCTAACTCAAGCCGAGACTGCGACCCGTACCGGAATGCCGCTCGGCACCGTCAAGACCCACCTGCGACGCGGCCTGCTGCGTTTGCGCCAATTCCTTTCGCGCCATGATTCCTGAACAGCAGCACGACAATGTTCCGCTCTACGTCCTTGGTGAAATGGACGACGCCGAGCGTGCGGCTTTCGAGGTGCTGCTCGCGCGATCGCCGGAGTTGCGGCAGGAGGTGCGGGCGTGTGCCGAGGCAATGGGAGCGTTGGCGTCCGAATCCGGGGCCCCACGGGAGCTTCCGCCACACGTGTGGGCGGGCATCGAGCAACGACTGGATGCCGAGGCGGGCGTCCCGACCGTGGTGGCTACGACTTCGCCGGGCGGTGCTCGCGAGCGGCGAGTGGCAGCAGACGCGAAGTGGTGGATGAAGTGGGCTTGGCCCGTGGCGGCTACGCTTCTGCTCGGTTTGAACTTCCTCCAGTGGATCGGACGGACCGGTGCGGTGCGGGCACCTGTCTTCGCCGAGGCGGAAGGCGATGTTCGGGGAGTGGGGGATCTCGCGCGAGGAGGCGAGCCGGCGGTGAAATCCGGTGAGCGCACCGGAGATTTCGGTACAGGTCGTAGTGCTTTTGTGGCGACGAGCGTCGATGCGGGCGGAGCGACGGATTCGCGGCGCGGTGTCTCGTCGATGGACGAGTTGGCCGAGGCTCGTGGCCGCGCGCAGCGTCTGGCGGAGGACTACCGCCGACTGGCGCGGGAGTACGACGAACTGGCCGAGGCGGTCCTGCCGCTGGTGCAGGCGGGCGTTCTCGAGCGGACGCCGCCGGTGGTGTGGACGGCCGAGTTGCGCAGCGGAAGCGATGTCGCCGTGGGCGCGGGAACGGGGCTTTGGGACCGAGCCCGCGAGGTGGCACCAGCGCGGGGCGTCGCCGTGCTGCCCGATCGTTGGAATTTTCGCTCGGGCGGCGCGACCGGGGAATCGCCGGAGGTCGCGTTGATCGGCAGTGGTATGGGAACGGCGGATACGCCGGCCGACTCGTCGGTCGGTGCCTTCGCGATGGTGGCGCTGAACAAGGAGCAGGGGCTCGGGTACCTCGACGTCTACAACCTCCCGGTGGCCGCGCCGGGCACGGCGTTGCAGGTCTGGCTGCAAGCGCGCGAGGGTGGTGCATTTGTCGCTCTGGGCGCGGTGCCGGAAGTGCTCGCGGGCGGGTCGGGTGGACTTGTGTTCCGCATTCCGGGCGACGCCGGAGACGCGGCTCGTGTCGTCGTGACGATCGAGCCGTCGGCGGGCTCGGTCCAGCCCACGGGGCCGGTGGTGTTGGAAGGGCCGTGACTCTCGGGATGCGCCCGGGTCGATGGTGCTAGTGTGCCGGCACGTCGGCTGCCTTCGGCGGCTGCGGACGCGGAGTTTTCACCCACACGCCGCGTAGAGCTGCGAGGTCGAGGCGCCTTGCCAGCTCCAAGAGTGCGGTGCGTAGTCGCCAGTATTCCGACGGTCGGTTGCGTGCGTGCCACGACTCCGAGAAGTCGCGCTCGAACACGCGCAGTGCATTCGAGGTGTCGAGTGCCGACGGCACTCCACGTGGTGCCGTGCGACCCCGGGCGAGGAGCACGAGCCACGCACCGAGTCGGTTGGTGGCCGCCTGCCCGCGGCAGCCGAGCACGAACTCCCGGTGGTCGCGCGCGTCCGTCGCGCGGGCGGGGTCGGCCGCGCGCGCGAAGCCGTCGGCGAGTCGCTCGAGTGCGGTCGCCGCGGCGAACGCCCGCCGCGGATCGATCGCGAGCAGATCGGTCGGGAGACCGGTGCGCGCGTCCCACCACGAATCCGGACGGTGAGGCGTGGGGTCGAGCCAGAGGGTGAACAGCCGCCATGGAAACACCGCCGAACGCCCGGCTTCGCGCATCGCCTTCGTGGCCCGCCCGGTCGCGTCGCCCCAATGCAGGAGCGAGAACGCGTCGTCGAACTCCGCGGTGTCTTCCGTGCCGGCGACGTTCCAACCGGCGGCGGCGCCGAGCGCGAGTCCGTGCATGCTGTTGCCGAGCGCGTTGACGTGCCCGCGGTCGCCCCAATCGGTGTTGAGCAGGCCTGCGGCTCCGTGGCGTTTTCCATGACGCGCGAAGCGCACGATGTTGGTCGTGGCCGTATCCAGATCGTGGATCCACCGGTCCCAACCGCACACCCCGGGACACGCGTAGAACGGCACTTTCGCGCGTGCGAAGAGCCGGGCCTTGGTGTCCCGCAAGTCCGAGGAGTAGTCCCAGTCGAGCGCGACGATCGGGCGCGAGAGTTCACCCACGAGCTCCGGGTGGTTGCCCACGATGTCGCCCCAGAACATCGGGATCGCGTCCGCCTCGCGGACGACGGCGACGAGCTTCTCGAGGAAGCCGAGATACAAGCGACCGAGACCGCCGGACTGCGCCGCCTGCGCGCGGTTGCGGCCCTTGCCGAGATCGAACGTCTCGTCGCAACAGAGGTTGAACAACCGCGAGCGGAAGAGCGGGCGCAGCTCGAGGATCATCTCGCGCACCAACTCGAGCGAGGCGGGATTGGCGCAATCGAGCGTGTAGTGCCCCATGCGGTCCCACCACGAGAACTCGAGCTGCGAGGCGTCGATCGGAAACTCGTTCAGGTGGTGTTTCCGCGGACTGACCAACGCGGTGTAGAAGTGTCCAAACGTGCTGAGCGAGGGGACCAGTTCGACGTGATGCCGGGCGGCGTGTTCGTCGACCGCGAGGATGTCGTCGGCCGTCAGTGGATCCGAGCCGGCCCAGACATCGGGATGGCGGGCGAAGGCGAAGGTGTGCTCGAGGTAGAGCTGGAGCTGGTTGAGCTTGTAGTGCGCGGCGCGCTCGACGAGCTCGAGCAACGTGGCGCGCGTCGGCACCTTGCCCCGGCTGACGTCGTGGTAGAAACCGCGCACGGGGAAGTCCGGACCGTCGTCGATAGACAGCGCCGGCAGCTCGGCTCCTCCCGCTTGGGCCATGATCTGACGCAGCGACTGCACGGCGTAGAAGAGACCTTGCGGGCCGCCGCCCGTGGCCGTCACGCCGGTCGAATCGATGCGCAAGCGGTAGTGTTGAGGCGAGCGCAGCTCGGCCAGCGCAAGCGTGATCTCGCCCGCGCGCGGCCTCGACGTGCGTGTCACCTCCGGCTCGGTCCCTGCGTTCGTGGCGACAT from Opitutales bacterium ASA1 encodes the following:
- a CDS encoding sigma-70 family RNA polymerase sigma factor is translated as MSALGMMHDSPTAAPGSDLLDVERVARIARGERAALRELYEAHGGRVFAFSRRMLGDAHEAEEATQDVFVRVWRRAGDFDPSRASPWAWMVVMTRSVCLDRLRRRRRRPDMAASFLSTEPDEADGSIPATQRPDAVDMHAAGQEVSTLLQLLKPAERTCVAHVFFDGLTQAETATRTGMPLGTVKTHLRRGLLRLRQFLSRHDS